ATTATGAGTATTATCATTTCTTTGCTGTTAGTTTCTTCTATCAGCGCGATGATAATGGTAGGTCCTCGAGTAAGCGAAGCAATGGGCAAAGATTATTCTATTTTGGCTTTTTTGGCTAAACGTAAAAATGATACTCCCTTAGTTGCTATTTTTGTGCAAAGCTTAATCAGTTTATTTTTTATTGTTACGGCTACTTTTGACCAAGTTATTACTTACATTGGTTTTACGCTGAATTTGTTTTTGTTCATGACGGTGCTGGGTGTATTCGTATCCCGATATCGGAACACCCCCCCACAGTACACAGGCTACAAAACTTTTTTGTATCCGTTTGTTCCCATGCTTTTTTTAGTTATTGAGGGCTGGGTGCTTGTGTATGGGCTTATTTACAAACCTATTGAGTCTCAATTAGGGTTAATTACCGTACTTTCAGGACTTATTTTTTACTATCTTGACGTATCTAAAAAACGAAAATAAAGCTATGAAAGCATCTATATTTTTGCCAGCACTTTGGGCAATAAGCGTATTTTTCCAAGTTGGTTGCAAGAATGCGGCTAAAAAACAAGCTAAAGATACCTTAAAACAGGACACCACTCAAAAAGTCAAAAAACAAGAACCAAAAGCTCGCCATTTTGACCCAATTTTTGACGAAACTGCTAAATATATTGCAGGTATCTACATACGCAACCCTAAACATATAGACACAAGTCTATATTCTCTGACCGCATGGAAAAACTATCGTAATAAGCTCAATAAAAATTGGTCTGAATATGAAACTACGCGCCTTCAAAAAATAGAAGAGTGGAGAAATACAGAACTTAAAGCTATAAACGAAAGAAAGTACAATTTATTTTATCCCTTTTCAGGTCCAGATATTTTGCATGCGGCTTATTTCTTTCCTAACGCAGATACGATTAACATGATAGGTTTAGAACCTGTGGGCGAGATTGTTCAACTGAACAAAGAAAAGTTCAAAGAACCTGAAAAGTTCTTTCGCTCCGCAGAAATTTCTCTACAATCTATTTTGAGACATGGTTTTTTCAAAACCGCAGCCATGCGAGTAGACCTATCCGCACAGGGACTAAATGGCACTATTCCTGTTATGATGCTATTTTTAGGTAGAATGGGCTATATTGTGGAAAATATGCAATTTATCTACGTAGACCCACAAGGTAAAATCAACAAAGGCAGAAAACAGACCGATAAAGAGGTACAGGGAATAGAAATAGCATTTAGCAAAGGTGCAGATAAACCGCTCAAAATACTGCGTTATTTTTCTGCCGATATCTCTGATGAAGGATTGAAAAAAAAGACACCTGCTTTTGTAACGTATATCAAAAGCTTAGGTAGAGTAACCACCTATCTTAAAGCTGCTTCTTATCTTTTACACAGAGATGAGCAATTCCCTACCATAAGAAAGCTAATCCTTGACCAAAGCGATTGGATTGTTCAAGATGATACAGGCATACCTTTGAAGTACCTTCCTGATAACAGTTGGCAAAAAACTTACTATGGAACGTATACTAAGCCGATTGCTATGTTTGCCGTGCGTTTTCAGAAAGATTTGAAGGAGAAGTACAGCGATAAAGAAAAGGTCAAACCTTTGCCTTTTTTGGTGGGCGGATACAATATGAGTGAAGGCGAAAAAATTGCTAATATGATGGTCGCACAGAGAATTAAATAACTAAAATATACTAAAAAAGTGGGCTAATTTATATGAAAACTAAAATTTTAGTTCTTTGTACAGGTAATAGCTGCCGTAGTCAAATGGCAGAAGGTTATTTTAGACATTTTGCAGGGGATAAAGCCGAAGTTTATAGTGCGGGCGTAGAAACACATGGTGTTAATCCCAGGGCTATTGCTATCATGAAGGAGGATGGAATAGATATTTCAAACCATACCTCAAACCATGTAGATGAGTACAAACACATAGATTTTGATTTTGTAATTACAGTATGCGATAGTGCAAAGGAAAAATGTCCTTACTTTTCAAGTAAAGCCCAAAAATTTCATCAAAGTTTTGAAGATCCTGCTAAGGCACAAGGTACAGAAGAAGAAATTATGGCACAATTTAGAAAGGTACGCAATCAAATTAAGGCGTATGTCAAAGAGTTTGTAGAAACGTATTTGAATTCTAATTAAATCAACTTCGTTGTAAGTCTGTTTTTGTTTTTATAGAAGAATAAGTTTTAATTTTTTGGGCGTGCCCTTGTGGGCTTTTGCCCACAAGGTCGGCGTGCTTCGGGCTACGCTAACGCTTCGGTGCTACGCTTCGCTGCGCACCGTGCTGACGCACGCCCTTCGCATGCCTCACGCAAGGATCTCTGAAAAAGCCATTTCTCTGTAAATTATGCAAGGTTTTAGTTTGTAAGGGATTGTACTTCAAGCTCAAACAAGGTAAAGACATAACTGCTTATGTCATCTGCGTGAGGGGCATGGAGCATGCCGTTAGGCAGTGCGTAGCGTAGCGAAGCACCGAAGCGAAGCGCAGTGCGGAATGCCCCGACCCTTGCGTCAGCAAGGGGCACGCCCAAAAAATAAAANNNNNNNNNNNNNNNNNNNNNNNNNNNNNNNNNNNNNNNNNNNNNNNNNNNNNNNNNNNNNNNNNNNNNNNNNNNNNNNNNNNNNNNNNNNNNNNNNNNNNNNNNNNNNNNNNNNNNNNNNNNNN
This window of the Bacteroidia bacterium genome carries:
- a CDS encoding arsenate reductase ArsC, which gives rise to MKTKILVLCTGNSCRSQMAEGYFRHFAGDKAEVYSAGVETHGVNPRAIAIMKEDGIDISNHTSNHVDEYKHIDFDFVITVCDSAKEKCPYFSSKAQKFHQSFEDPAKAQGTEEEIMAQFRKVRNQIKAYVKEFVETYLNSN